GACCGCGCCTTTAACGCGATTGTGGTGGCCGCTGGTCTTCTGAACATTGTCCTGGTGATGCTCCTCGTCCCGCGCTATGGTTCACAGGGCATGGCCTGGAGTGTTATCACGACAGAGAGCGTCATCACCCTGAGTATGGCCCTTTACATCCTCCGGCAACCCGACCACCCCTTTCGCAAACAGCAGCTACCTCAGGCGCTTTGACAGACCGCGCTTGGCTGTCTTGGCCTGCCTTCTGAAGCATCGATATTGGGCCTGAGCTTAGATTCTTGAACAGAGGGTAAAATATGAGTTTTGGACAGACTTCGAGCGTGTGTGCAGTAGTGGTAACCTACAACAGGCCGGAAAAGCTGGCGAAGACACTCCAGCTTCTGCTGGGCCAGACCTACAGTCTGCAAAAGATCATAGTCATCGACAATGCCTCTGATGAGAGGACAAAAGATCTGCTGAGCCATTTCAAGTCTCGCTCAGAGATTGTGGAAGTCCATTACCTTCTAGAGAATAGAGGCGGTTCCGGCGGTTTCCATGAAGGAATGCGGCTTGCTATGGAGTCAGGAGAAGATTGGGTCTGGATCATGGATGATGATGCTTACCCTACACCTGACTGCCTGTATAAACTAGTCATGGCGTCCGCGGACGCTCCCGTCAGGGTGGCCGTTCAGGTCGATCAACTCGGGCAGAAATATGGCATTTATCGGTGGGACAATGCAGTAAAGGCGCTCCCAGTTGACGATAATCAGCTTTATCAGCCCATAGACCTCTTTGCGTTCGTTGGCCCTTGCTTCCGACGTGAAGTGGTCGTGGCGGTCGGCCTGCCCCGCGCCGACTTCTTTATCTGCGCTGATGACTGGGAATACTCTCTACGGATAAAGGGTAAGGGGTTTTCTGCCGTTGCTGTTACAAATGCGATTATTCATCATAACTACGGCGAAACGTCCAGAGTCGTTGAACGTTTCTCTCGCAAGAGCGTGCGAGATGGGCAGCCAGCTTGGAAGCAGTATTACGCGGCACGTAATGAAATAGAGATCCTCCGATCTTCGAATAGCGACTCACTTGTAAAGGCTAAATATGCAAGAAACTTACTAGTGAAATGGCTCCGTATAACGATTGGGGAAATAGTTTTTGAAGCTAACTTATCGAAAATAAAATATAGAATGAAGGGGATCTTTGACGGACTGATTGGAAAGATGGGTAAAATAAAGTGACAGAGCGCAAAACTGTGTATCATGTTTTGGGAGAACTAACTGGTGGAGGCATTGAGAGGTGGCTCCAAAATGTTGCGGAATATCCTAGTGCAAAGTATGAGCATCATTTTATTCTACTAAAGAAAACAGTTGGCGACATTGAAGTTGATCTCATTGAGAAGGGACATAAAGTTTTCCATGTAGATTCAAAAAACCCCTTAAAGTTTGGGATTTTTATAAATAGATTAAGAAGAATAGAGAAAATAGATATATTGCATTCTCATCTGCATTTCTATTCTGGCTTAGTTGTTATGCTGGCCGCTTTGATTGGAATTAAAAAACGTATATCACACAGCCATCTTACCGACGACGGCTCTAATGCATTCTACAAGTTTGTGATGAGACTCCTGATTTGGGCATTCTCTAGTAGGGGCGTAGCTGTGAGTAGGGAGGCATATAGTGAATTATTTTTCAAAAGTTCTAAGAACGTGGTCATACATTGTGGTTTGCGGTTAGATACGATAGAGAAGGCTAGAGTTAGACGAGATGATTCTATCGTCATAGGAACTGTGGCGAGATTAGAGAGGATAAAAAATCAGACAGTTTTGATAGATATACTGGAAGAATTGCAGCGTAGGGGATGCGTAAACTCCAGTCTAATAGTTGTTGGTGACGGCTCACGTATGAGCTATCTTAGAGAGTATGCAGATGCAAAAGGGCTATTACCCTACGTGGAGTTTTCTGGGTGGCAGGGCAATGTCAACGCTTTTCTTGATCAGATGGACTGTTTTATTTTGCCCTCTTTGGCGGAAGGATTGCCCTTGTCGGCAGTGGAGGCACAGGCAAGAGGCCTGCCAATAATTATCTCACAGAATATTACAAGGGAAGTAATTATTGACCCTGCCGCTGGAGTAGATATTCGGCTAGACGCAGGCATTGAAGCATGGGCTGATGGGGTGCTGAATGTTATTGATAGAAAAGTAGATATCGGATTGGTTGCGGCAAGCGATTTTAATATA
The window above is part of the Deinococcus metallilatus genome. Proteins encoded here:
- a CDS encoding glycosyltransferase, which translates into the protein MCAVVVTYNRPEKLAKTLQLLLGQTYSLQKIIVIDNASDERTKDLLSHFKSRSEIVEVHYLLENRGGSGGFHEGMRLAMESGEDWVWIMDDDAYPTPDCLYKLVMASADAPVRVAVQVDQLGQKYGIYRWDNAVKALPVDDNQLYQPIDLFAFVGPCFRREVVVAVGLPRADFFICADDWEYSLRIKGKGFSAVAVTNAIIHHNYGETSRVVERFSRKSVRDGQPAWKQYYAARNEIEILRSSNSDSLVKAKYARNLLVKWLRITIGEIVFEANLSKIKYRMKGIFDGLIGKMGKIK
- a CDS encoding glycosyltransferase, with amino-acid sequence MTERKTVYHVLGELTGGGIERWLQNVAEYPSAKYEHHFILLKKTVGDIEVDLIEKGHKVFHVDSKNPLKFGIFINRLRRIEKIDILHSHLHFYSGLVVMLAALIGIKKRISHSHLTDDGSNAFYKFVMRLLIWAFSSRGVAVSREAYSELFFKSSKNVVIHCGLRLDTIEKARVRRDDSIVIGTVARLERIKNQTVLIDILEELQRRGCVNSSLIVVGDGSRMSYLREYADAKGLLPYVEFSGWQGNVNAFLDQMDCFILPSLAEGLPLSAVEAQARGLPIIISQNITREVIIDPAAGVDIRLDAGIEAWADGVLNVIDRKVDIGLVAASDFNIDINIKELERLYDGL